Proteins co-encoded in one Halococcoides cellulosivorans genomic window:
- a CDS encoding ribonuclease H-like domain-containing protein — MRVEESFIPVYGVGETTERDLWRAGITHWDAFDPSAVGSTTADRIQAYIDDARESLAAGDTTFFAEQFPSQARWRLYETFRDNAAFLDIETTGLDQYRDDVTTVSVRLGGETTTLVRGQDLTADRLRDVVCDADMLVTFNGARFDVPFLESAFEVNGLFDRPHLDVMYPCRRLDLTGGLKRIERDLGVERDRPDLSGEDAVRLWREFQRGDDGALETLVSYNREDVDHLETVTERVVSRLHADIVPEDCPL, encoded by the coding sequence GTGCGCGTCGAAGAGAGCTTCATTCCGGTCTACGGCGTCGGTGAGACCACCGAGCGAGACCTCTGGCGGGCGGGGATCACCCACTGGGACGCCTTCGACCCCAGTGCGGTCGGATCGACGACCGCCGACCGGATCCAGGCGTACATCGACGACGCCCGCGAGAGCCTCGCGGCGGGGGACACCACCTTCTTCGCGGAGCAGTTCCCCAGTCAGGCCCGCTGGCGGCTCTACGAGACGTTCAGGGACAACGCCGCGTTTCTCGACATCGAGACGACCGGGCTCGATCAGTATCGCGACGACGTGACGACCGTCAGCGTTCGTCTCGGCGGCGAGACGACCACGCTCGTCCGCGGGCAAGATCTGACGGCCGACCGTCTGCGAGACGTGGTGTGCGATGCCGACATGCTGGTGACGTTCAACGGCGCGCGATTCGACGTTCCCTTCCTGGAATCGGCGTTCGAGGTGAACGGCCTGTTCGATCGGCCCCATCTCGACGTGATGTACCCCTGTCGACGCCTGGATCTGACCGGCGGGCTCAAACGTATCGAGCGCGACCTGGGCGTCGAGCGCGACCGGCCAGACCTCTCGGGCGAGGACGCCGTGCGACTCTGGCGGGAGTTCCAGCGCGGCGACGACGGGGCCCTGGAGACGCTCGTGAGCTACAATCGCGAAGACGTCGACCACCTCGAAACGGTGACCGAGCGCGTGGTGAGTCGGCTCCACGCAGACATCGTTCCCGAGGACTGCCCGCTCTGA
- a CDS encoding DUF7530 family protein, whose product MAETDDWAYLNIVGALPGWTPTPMLALAIQFGGFGGVALVVAAVLDQWTALPAALVAIGVATAGSGLMTVVSDRIRRADPPPGYRDLLFGSSVDVVMGVVAFVAFLTYVLTRDPPGIVGAVVGPETPAPVVFLALLVIWDLCYRIGTAWWASVVGAWRSLVYAGSFDRATRQAFVVCDLLVLAFAGIQLALVPFAWGTLLAWLVVGHVLAVAVVSGGSIVRLRLG is encoded by the coding sequence ATGGCGGAGACTGACGACTGGGCGTATCTCAACATCGTCGGCGCACTTCCCGGCTGGACGCCCACTCCAATGCTCGCGCTCGCGATCCAGTTCGGCGGGTTCGGGGGCGTCGCGCTCGTCGTCGCTGCGGTCCTCGATCAGTGGACCGCTCTCCCCGCCGCACTCGTCGCGATCGGTGTCGCGACCGCCGGGAGTGGCCTGATGACCGTCGTGAGCGACCGCATTCGGCGTGCGGACCCACCGCCGGGCTATCGCGACCTCCTCTTCGGATCGAGTGTCGACGTGGTGATGGGTGTCGTCGCGTTCGTCGCCTTCCTCACGTACGTCCTCACCCGCGATCCGCCGGGCATCGTGGGCGCGGTCGTCGGCCCGGAGACGCCCGCACCCGTGGTCTTCCTGGCACTCCTGGTGATCTGGGACCTCTGTTATCGGATCGGCACGGCGTGGTGGGCCAGTGTCGTCGGGGCCTGGCGGTCGCTGGTGTACGCCGGGTCGTTCGATCGAGCGACGCGGCAAGCGTTCGTGGTCTGCGACCTGCTCGTCCTCGCGTTCGCGGGGATTCAACTCGCACTCGTGCCGTTCGCCTGGGGGACGCTCCTCGCGTGGCTGGTCGTCGGTCACGTCCTCGCCGTCGCTGTCGTCTCGGGTGGATCGATCGTCCGATTGCGGCTGGGCTGA
- a CDS encoding LysE family translocator — protein sequence MALATALWTTVAGAVFGLALAVPPGPMNAVIAEESVRNGMRSGVIAGLGAMAADAIFLGLALVGVVAVVRDVTLLRGAMLAIGGVLMCYFAIDAVRTAGWTTVEGIAPAETDDSDVRGFRRAFVLAMTNPFQIVFWLTVGVGLLDPGDVDVLGVAHESLAGQIVVRTGDPLLIVGLFAGIAVWIVAFPAALVALGRRIERFATLIAAGSALVLAGFGVAFLVQAGGLLL from the coding sequence ATGGCTCTCGCGACGGCACTCTGGACGACAGTCGCTGGCGCGGTGTTCGGCCTGGCGCTCGCGGTCCCGCCGGGCCCGATGAACGCCGTCATCGCTGAGGAGAGCGTCCGCAACGGGATGCGATCGGGCGTGATCGCCGGCCTGGGCGCGATGGCCGCCGACGCCATCTTTCTGGGCCTCGCGCTCGTCGGCGTCGTCGCCGTCGTCCGCGACGTGACACTGCTCCGGGGCGCCATGCTGGCGATCGGCGGCGTCCTCATGTGCTACTTTGCCATCGACGCGGTCCGAACCGCCGGCTGGACGACCGTCGAGGGCATCGCACCGGCCGAGACGGACGACAGCGACGTTCGCGGGTTCCGGCGTGCGTTCGTCCTCGCGATGACGAACCCGTTTCAGATCGTCTTCTGGCTGACCGTCGGCGTCGGACTGCTCGACCCGGGCGACGTCGACGTGCTCGGCGTCGCTCACGAGAGTCTCGCTGGCCAAATTGTCGTCCGGACGGGCGACCCACTCCTCATCGTCGGGTTGTTCGCCGGCATCGCCGTCTGGATCGTCGCGTTCCCGGCCGCCCTCGTCGCACTCGGCCGTCGGATCGAGCGGTTCGCGACGCTGATCGCCGCCGGGAGCGCGCTCGTGCTCGCCGGGTTCGGTGTCGCCTTTCTCGTCCAGGCCGGCGGCCTCCTGCTCTAG
- a CDS encoding D-2-hydroxyacid dehydrogenase — protein MSADDPTSHSSRTDPDVVVLRGKPHGMAPERYADALRDRLPHVGIARAETPADARSLVESAPVVTGFSIDESLLDAADAIELFACTYAGTGHLPRETLADRDIAVTNASGVHGPNIAEHVIGAFLTFTRKFLTARRRQQRHEWRSYQAREFTGSRVAIVGLGAIGRTLADRLAAFDVETVGVRYSPEKGGPTDEVVGFDRIHDALAGSEYVALATPLTEETRGLIDADAFLTMPTDAVLVNVARGPVVDTDDLVAAIRDNHIAGAALDVTDPEPLPPEHPLWDFENVLISAHVAGHTPAYYDRLADIVAPNVERVLAGDDLSDLANRVV, from the coding sequence ATGAGCGCCGACGATCCGACGTCACACAGTTCCCGGACCGACCCCGACGTGGTCGTCCTGCGCGGCAAACCCCACGGCATGGCACCCGAACGATACGCCGACGCACTGCGCGACCGTCTCCCACACGTCGGCATCGCGCGGGCCGAGACGCCCGCCGACGCCCGATCGCTCGTCGAGAGCGCGCCAGTCGTGACGGGGTTTTCGATCGACGAGTCGCTGCTCGACGCGGCGGACGCGATCGAGTTGTTCGCCTGCACGTACGCCGGCACCGGCCACCTTCCCCGTGAGACGCTGGCCGACCGCGACATTGCGGTCACGAACGCGTCGGGCGTCCACGGCCCGAACATCGCCGAGCACGTGATCGGGGCCTTTCTCACGTTCACCCGGAAGTTCCTGACCGCGCGGCGTCGCCAGCAGCGCCACGAGTGGCGCTCCTATCAGGCTCGCGAGTTCACCGGCAGTCGCGTCGCCATCGTCGGACTCGGCGCGATCGGCCGGACGCTCGCCGATCGGCTGGCGGCGTTCGACGTCGAGACCGTCGGCGTCCGGTATTCGCCCGAAAAGGGTGGACCGACCGACGAGGTCGTCGGATTCGATCGGATCCACGACGCACTCGCGGGATCGGAGTACGTCGCGCTCGCGACGCCGCTGACCGAGGAGACGCGTGGCCTGATCGACGCGGACGCCTTCCTCACCATGCCGACCGACGCGGTGCTCGTCAACGTCGCCCGTGGCCCGGTCGTCGACACCGACGACCTCGTCGCGGCGATCAGAGACAACCACATCGCGGGCGCGGCCCTGGACGTGACCGATCCCGAACCGCTCCCGCCCGAGCACCCCTTGTGGGACTTCGAGAACGTCCTGATCAGCGCGCACGTGGCGGGCCACACGCCCGCGTACTACGATCGACTCGCGGACATCGTCGCGCCGAACGTGGAACGCGTGCTCGCGGGCGACGATCTGAGCGATCTGGCAAATCGGGTCGTGTAG
- a CDS encoding GNAT family N-acetyltransferase — MNCRPAEPADRPAIRDVARRSIQASYSLSPQAITDAIEEWYAESRLTETLDADDRLLLVAEIDDQVVGFSESTLTESHVEARGAHEDVDTSHDATILWVHVDPAYRGSGVGTRLFEGTRDRLDELGATRLRAQVLADNSEGTGFYEDFGLQRVGQQEREIAGRSHIEYVYVDEPSGIESVETDGQTVYVDRDDAETGSIAPLFVVYSDEARDQRYGYFCSNCESFANAMDAMGRIECANCGNARKPTRWDAAYM; from the coding sequence ATGAACTGCCGACCCGCAGAACCGGCCGACCGACCGGCGATCCGTGACGTCGCGCGCCGATCGATCCAGGCGTCGTATTCGCTGAGTCCCCAGGCGATCACCGACGCCATCGAGGAGTGGTACGCCGAATCCCGACTGACCGAGACGCTCGACGCCGACGATCGCCTCTTGCTCGTCGCAGAAATCGACGATCAGGTCGTGGGCTTCTCGGAGAGTACGCTCACCGAATCCCACGTCGAGGCTCGCGGCGCACACGAGGACGTCGACACCAGTCACGACGCGACGATCCTCTGGGTGCACGTCGATCCCGCCTATCGGGGATCGGGCGTCGGCACCCGACTGTTCGAGGGCACGCGCGACCGACTCGACGAGCTCGGCGCGACGCGCCTCCGGGCGCAGGTGCTCGCGGACAACAGCGAGGGGACGGGCTTCTACGAGGACTTCGGCCTCCAGCGCGTCGGCCAGCAGGAACGCGAGATCGCCGGCCGGAGCCACATCGAGTACGTCTACGTCGACGAACCCAGCGGGATCGAATCCGTCGAGACCGACGGCCAGACCGTCTACGTCGACCGTGACGACGCCGAGACCGGGTCGATCGCCCCACTGTTCGTCGTCTACAGTGACGAAGCGCGCGATCAGCGGTACGGCTATTTCTGTAGCAACTGCGAGAGTTTCGCGAACGCGATGGACGCGATGGGCCGTATCGAGTGTGCGAACTGCGGGAACGCCCGGAAGCCGACCCGGTGGGACGCCGCCTATATGTAG
- a CDS encoding NAD(P)H-binding protein translates to MTVLVTGATGFVGGRLVPALVDHGLEVRALTRDASGYDPPDGVRAVEGDLLDPDSLDGVFDGVETAYYLVHSMGSGPEFAERDRRAAANFVAAAESAGVERIVYLGGLGETGAELSEHLQSRREVESVLASGTPRLTTLRAAIVVGAGSVSFRMIRQLAGRLPIMITPKWVRTPCQPIAISDVIAYLVGVLDAPETAGETYEIGGPDVLTYQAMMEAVASQLGRDPIIVPVPVLSPSLSAYWVELVTDVDGSVARPLIRGVENPVVVTDDRIRSIVDVDLTPFDDAVATALSEADGSEDSDGGD, encoded by the coding sequence ATGACCGTTCTCGTGACGGGCGCGACGGGCTTCGTCGGCGGCCGACTCGTCCCCGCGCTCGTCGATCACGGACTGGAGGTGCGTGCACTCACACGGGACGCGAGTGGCTACGACCCGCCCGATGGCGTGCGCGCCGTCGAGGGCGATCTGCTCGACCCCGACTCGCTCGACGGTGTGTTCGACGGTGTCGAGACCGCCTACTATCTGGTTCACTCGATGGGGTCGGGCCCGGAGTTCGCAGAGCGCGATCGTCGCGCCGCCGCGAACTTCGTGGCGGCAGCCGAAAGCGCCGGTGTCGAACGGATCGTCTATCTCGGTGGGCTCGGTGAGACCGGCGCAGAACTCTCCGAACACCTCCAGTCCCGCCGCGAGGTCGAATCCGTCCTGGCGAGCGGGACGCCCCGACTCACCACGCTCCGGGCGGCGATCGTCGTCGGTGCTGGCAGCGTCAGCTTTCGAATGATTCGCCAACTCGCCGGGCGACTGCCGATCATGATCACGCCGAAGTGGGTTCGGACGCCGTGTCAGCCCATCGCGATTTCGGACGTGATCGCGTACCTCGTCGGCGTGCTCGACGCGCCCGAGACGGCGGGTGAGACCTACGAGATCGGTGGGCCGGACGTGCTGACCTACCAGGCGATGATGGAGGCGGTCGCCAGTCAGCTGGGCCGCGATCCGATCATCGTTCCCGTGCCGGTGCTCTCGCCGTCGCTGTCGGCCTATTGGGTCGAGTTGGTCACCGACGTCGACGGTTCGGTCGCTCGACCGCTGATCCGTGGCGTCGAGAACCCCGTCGTCGTCACCGACGATCGCATCCGGTCGATCGTCGACGTGGATCTGACGCCGTTCGACGACGCCGTCGCGACCGCGCTGTCCGAAGCCGACGGGTCGGAGGACAGCGATGGCGGAGACTGA
- a CDS encoding pro-sigmaK processing inhibitor BofA family protein: MASRTSRSTLGTLLVNAIVGLAILIVANAVGLGVQISAVTLLVCAVFGVPGAILVLALALFDVAFVATLVPVDILAVLL, from the coding sequence GTGGCTTCCAGAACATCGCGATCGACGCTCGGAACGCTGCTCGTCAACGCCATCGTCGGCCTCGCCATCCTGATCGTGGCGAACGCCGTCGGTCTCGGCGTTCAGATATCCGCCGTGACGCTGCTCGTCTGTGCGGTCTTCGGTGTCCCGGGGGCGATCCTCGTCCTCGCACTCGCGCTGTTCGACGTCGCGTTCGTCGCGACGCTCGTCCCGGTCGACATCCTGGCAGTACTGCTCTGA
- a CDS encoding HD domain-containing protein → MGVEIRERPVTDEEYAAMEQFVWEYLRASVENEEEGGRMRWYPWHSATYRFNHIRNVVDLAVELAREEGANPDVVRVAALFHDIAKLEAEQDEHADAGAHVAREYLTTHVDYPQSFIDQVCSAIEDHSYQGPVTDLPLEAQCLIEADVLDKVGANGMTLLFLRMGYEARTHMDSAEMVNRVLERGQDAQERIASDAAESVAHRRMKRVRWFKEWLELEVAGMDAEGPARPSDDAEPGA, encoded by the coding sequence GTGGGTGTCGAAATCCGTGAGCGGCCCGTCACCGACGAGGAGTACGCGGCCATGGAGCAGTTCGTCTGGGAGTATCTCCGCGCGAGTGTCGAAAACGAAGAAGAAGGCGGACGGATGCGGTGGTACCCCTGGCACTCCGCGACCTACCGGTTCAACCACATCCGGAACGTGGTCGATCTCGCGGTCGAACTCGCCCGCGAGGAGGGCGCGAACCCCGACGTGGTTCGGGTCGCCGCACTGTTCCACGATATCGCGAAACTCGAAGCCGAACAGGACGAACACGCCGACGCAGGCGCACACGTCGCCCGGGAGTACCTGACGACACACGTGGACTACCCCCAGTCCTTTATCGATCAGGTGTGTTCGGCCATCGAGGACCACTCCTATCAGGGCCCCGTGACGGACCTGCCGCTGGAAGCGCAGTGTCTCATCGAGGCCGACGTGCTCGACAAGGTCGGCGCGAACGGCATGACGCTGCTCTTCCTCCGGATGGGCTACGAGGCCCGGACGCACATGGACAGCGCGGAGATGGTGAATCGCGTGCTCGAACGCGGCCAGGACGCCCAGGAGCGCATCGCGAGTGACGCCGCCGAGAGCGTCGCCCACCGCCGGATGAAACGCGTCCGGTGGTTCAAAGAGTGGCTCGAACTGGAGGTCGCTGGCATGGACGCCGAGGGACCGGCCCGGCCGAGTGACGACGCCGAACCCGGCGCCTAG
- a CDS encoding M20 family metallopeptidase, producing the protein MSTIDLACDLVAIPSHSTDARDERAAGDAVEAWLREHTAATVERDDAPRGGNVIARAGPSGDPDLAFVGHHDVVDPADDHWAADRFRVERRDGRLYGRGTADMKGSLAAAMTAFAAVADDATRPVAFVSFTGEESGGIGCRWAIDHGFSPERAVVLEGSTGYGKEEAPSDGPPGIDVAVAHKGRRALTVEASGTAAHASVGHDADNAIYHAIDAIDRLRSVDPPSRQIAGQRVDGSVAVTEIAGGDAWNVVPETCTVTVDERTIPGGRIDLAMFDAVDVTVDQDLPPMVCADESFVERAVAAASRDRDARRIVKPHATDAGWLADRAGTDCLVIGAAEPGEAHTDDESVSIAAIERCREIYERLVRDLVV; encoded by the coding sequence GTGTCGACGATCGATCTCGCCTGTGACCTCGTCGCAATTCCGAGCCACTCGACCGACGCGCGCGACGAACGGGCCGCCGGCGACGCTGTCGAAGCCTGGCTCCGCGAGCACACTGCGGCCACCGTCGAACGCGACGACGCGCCACGCGGCGGGAACGTGATCGCTCGCGCGGGGCCGTCCGGCGATCCCGATCTCGCCTTCGTGGGTCATCACGACGTGGTCGACCCGGCCGACGACCACTGGGCCGCGGATCGATTCCGGGTCGAGCGCCGCGATGGCCGCCTCTACGGGCGCGGGACCGCCGACATGAAAGGCTCGCTCGCTGCCGCGATGACGGCGTTCGCGGCGGTGGCCGACGACGCCACACGACCGGTCGCGTTCGTCTCGTTCACCGGCGAGGAATCTGGGGGCATCGGCTGTCGGTGGGCGATCGACCACGGATTCAGTCCAGAGCGCGCGGTCGTGCTCGAAGGCTCGACGGGGTACGGAAAAGAGGAGGCCCCTAGTGACGGGCCCCCTGGCATCGACGTCGCAGTCGCCCACAAGGGCCGCCGGGCGCTCACCGTCGAGGCCAGCGGAACCGCCGCTCACGCCAGCGTCGGCCACGACGCGGACAACGCGATCTATCACGCCATCGATGCGATCGACCGGTTGCGATCGGTCGATCCGCCCAGCCGCCAGATCGCCGGGCAGCGCGTCGACGGATCGGTCGCTGTCACCGAAATCGCGGGCGGAGACGCGTGGAACGTCGTCCCCGAGACCTGTACGGTCACCGTCGACGAGCGGACGATCCCCGGCGGACGGATCGACCTCGCGATGTTCGACGCCGTCGACGTGACGGTCGATCAGGATCTCCCGCCGATGGTCTGTGCCGACGAGTCGTTCGTCGAGCGTGCGGTCGCCGCCGCGAGTCGGGACCGCGATGCGCGTCGGATCGTCAAACCGCACGCGACCGATGCCGGGTGGCTGGCCGACCGTGCCGGGACGGACTGTCTGGTGATCGGGGCCGCCGAACCCGGCGAGGCCCACACCGACGACGAATCCGTCTCGATCGCCGCGATCGAACGCTGTCGGGAGATCTACGAGCGCCTCGTGCGTGATCTGGTGGTCTGA
- a CDS encoding proteasome assembly chaperone family protein has protein sequence MAHVDVHAGIDLSGGVLIDGLPGQGLVGKIAADHLVESLDLAHVGTCHCDGLPEVATYRTETTTVRAPVRIHADESGDVIVLQSDVPVSPSTAEDFAACLTQFLDDEDILPLYVSGKGVENGDSVDDIDSVEDVDDRQVIGVATGDASGFLTDLDVDDPADSGAITGPTGALLYAAIRQSVDAVGIIVETTPQFPDPEAARQFLDRAIVPITGIGLETESLIEQAEEIGEARERLAREMSQGGDESSSVQPIGFQ, from the coding sequence ATGGCACACGTCGACGTTCACGCCGGCATCGACCTCTCTGGCGGCGTTCTCATCGACGGCCTTCCAGGACAGGGCCTCGTCGGTAAGATCGCCGCCGATCACCTCGTCGAATCGCTCGATCTGGCCCACGTCGGGACCTGCCACTGCGACGGGCTTCCCGAAGTCGCGACCTACCGGACCGAGACGACGACCGTGCGCGCCCCGGTGCGCATTCACGCCGACGAATCGGGCGACGTGATCGTCCTCCAGAGCGACGTCCCCGTCTCGCCGTCGACCGCCGAGGACTTCGCCGCGTGTCTGACACAGTTCCTCGACGACGAAGACATCCTCCCGCTGTACGTGAGTGGGAAAGGCGTCGAAAACGGCGACAGCGTCGACGATATCGACAGTGTGGAGGACGTCGACGACCGACAGGTCATCGGTGTCGCGACCGGCGACGCCAGTGGGTTTCTCACCGATCTCGACGTGGACGACCCCGCCGACAGCGGTGCGATCACCGGCCCGACGGGCGCGCTGCTCTACGCCGCGATCCGCCAGTCGGTCGACGCGGTCGGGATCATCGTCGAGACGACCCCACAGTTCCCAGACCCCGAGGCCGCGCGTCAGTTCCTGGACCGGGCGATCGTGCCGATCACGGGGATCGGCCTCGAAACCGAATCGCTGATCGAACAGGCCGAAGAGATCGGTGAGGCACGCGAACGGCTGGCCCGCGAGATGAGCCAGGGTGGCGACGAGAGTTCGAGCGTCCAACCGATCGGCTTTCAGTGA